One Sander vitreus isolate 19-12246 chromosome 23, sanVit1, whole genome shotgun sequence DNA window includes the following coding sequences:
- the LOC144537729 gene encoding uncharacterized protein LOC144537729 isoform X2 encodes MDKWIAGKIGDIVEDKVKSALGVKDEEKDAKKGGFISKVFHKDEKKKEKPAEKEGFFSKIFDSDGDKKKDKPVERKSGFAGLFSERQDADVAVSYDEGAAGGIGEGGGQSVTFNDGDLLNDLMDVATNGN; translated from the exons GAGACATCGTGGAGGATAAAGTGAAGAGCGCTCTCGGCGTGAAGGACGAGGAAAAGGACGCCAAGAAAGGAGGATTCATCTCAAAGGTTTTCCACAAagatgaaaagaagaaagagaaaccgGCCGAGAAGGAAGGTTTCTTCTCCAAGATCTTCGACTCCGATGGCGACAAGAAGAAAGACAAACCGGTGGAGAGGAAGTCGGGGTTCGCCGGTCTCTTCAGCGAACGGCAGGACGCCGACGTTGCCGTCAGCTACGACGAAGGAGCTGCAGGAGGAATCGGAGAAGGCGGAGGACAAAGTGTCACCTTTAATGACGGAG ATTTGTTGAACGATCTGATGGATGTGGCGACTAACGGGAACTAA